Proteins from a genomic interval of Prochlorothrix hollandica PCC 9006 = CALU 1027:
- a CDS encoding NAD(P)-dependent oxidoreductase, protein MHYGLIGTGLMGVPLGHRLLESGASLTVYNRTAAKAASLVQAGASLAPTPATVLAQADCILLVLTDAAAIAETLLTEEARSQIPGKTLVQMGTIAPQESRDICAQVEAAGGEYWEAPVLGSIPEARSGTLIVMVGSTPQQFSQGQPLLQCFSPHPHAIGAVGQAMALKLALNQLIAGLTSTFALSLAFVQRQGVDVEQFMAIVRDSAVYAPTFDKKLQRMVDRDFDRPNFPTQHLLKDVDLFLTEAQDLNLMTDSLQGIGQILEKALTLGLAQGDYSALFAAINPLDHPI, encoded by the coding sequence ATGCATTACGGTCTCATTGGTACTGGCTTAATGGGGGTGCCCCTGGGCCATCGCCTCCTGGAATCCGGCGCATCCCTCACGGTTTATAACCGCACCGCTGCCAAAGCCGCCAGTCTCGTCCAGGCTGGAGCCAGCCTAGCCCCCACCCCCGCCACCGTTTTGGCTCAGGCGGACTGTATCCTGTTGGTGCTCACCGATGCCGCCGCCATTGCCGAGACCCTGTTGACGGAGGAGGCCCGATCGCAGATCCCCGGCAAAACCCTGGTCCAAATGGGGACGATCGCCCCCCAGGAAAGTCGAGACATTTGCGCCCAGGTGGAAGCCGCCGGGGGGGAGTATTGGGAAGCGCCAGTGCTGGGCAGTATTCCCGAAGCTCGCAGCGGTACCCTGATCGTGATGGTGGGATCCACGCCCCAACAGTTTAGCCAAGGGCAACCCCTGCTCCAGTGCTTCAGCCCCCACCCCCATGCCATCGGTGCCGTGGGGCAAGCCATGGCCTTGAAGCTGGCCCTCAATCAACTGATTGCCGGACTCACCAGCACCTTTGCCCTCAGTTTGGCCTTTGTTCAGCGCCAAGGGGTGGATGTGGAGCAATTTATGGCCATTGTGCGGGACAGTGCCGTGTATGCCCCCACCTTTGACAAAAAACTCCAGCGCATGGTCGATCGCGATTTCGATCGACCCAATTTCCCCACCCAACATCTTCTCAAAGACGTTGATCTGTTTTTGACAGAAGCCCAGGACTTAAACCTGATGACCGACAGCCTCCAGGGTATCGGCCAAATTTTAGAGAAAGCGTTAACTTTGGGATTAGCCCAAGGGGACTACTCAGCTTTATTTGCAGCGATTAATCCCTTGGATCACCCGATCTAA
- the hrcA gene encoding heat-inducible transcriptional repressor HrcA → MQDISSVSLTQRQAQVLQATVRHYIATAEPVGSKALTQEYDFSVSSATIRSTMGALEKAGFLYQPYTSAGRIPSDSGYRTYVDQLLVPSVMRSQHLSSQFHDQLRWDNGSLESVLRRAAQILSGLSGYMTLITLPQTSNARLRHLQLVPVEGGQIMLIVVTSTYETRSTLLKVPHPPEDADRQEEVERELQILTNFLNSRLRGKLLQELAQVDWHNLERELQGYADSLQRHLVDLSQHLLKTSTTTQLVISGMSELLHQPEFSELQQVQALIHLLEEEQDQLWSVMFAVEAAQDTSSGARTPDLNPKSSTRFRIHIGSENPLEPMRGCSLVSAMYRRDGQLAGSVGILGPTRMVYEQAIVAVEVTADYLSEALSSEPLGGNGDLKPLDR, encoded by the coding sequence ATGCAAGACATTAGCTCTGTTTCCCTGACCCAGCGACAGGCGCAGGTTCTCCAAGCCACTGTGCGCCACTACATTGCCACTGCTGAACCCGTAGGCTCCAAGGCATTGACCCAGGAGTATGACTTTAGTGTCAGTTCGGCCACCATTCGCAGCACCATGGGAGCCTTAGAAAAAGCAGGGTTTCTCTATCAGCCCTACACCTCTGCTGGGCGGATTCCCTCGGATTCCGGATACCGCACCTATGTGGATCAGTTGCTGGTGCCCTCGGTGATGCGATCGCAGCATCTGTCCTCCCAGTTCCACGACCAATTGCGGTGGGACAATGGCAGCTTGGAGTCGGTATTGCGGCGGGCTGCCCAGATCTTATCGGGTCTCAGCGGCTACATGACGCTGATTACCTTGCCCCAAACCTCCAACGCCCGGTTACGCCATTTGCAATTGGTGCCGGTGGAGGGGGGACAAATCATGCTGATTGTGGTGACTAGCACCTATGAAACCCGATCGACCCTTTTAAAGGTGCCCCACCCCCCAGAGGATGCCGATCGCCAGGAAGAAGTGGAGCGGGAATTACAGATTTTAACCAACTTCCTCAATAGTCGTTTGCGGGGGAAATTGCTGCAAGAATTAGCCCAAGTGGACTGGCATAACTTGGAGCGGGAATTGCAGGGTTATGCCGACAGTCTTCAACGTCATTTAGTGGATTTGAGTCAACACCTCTTAAAAACCTCCACCACGACCCAATTGGTCATCAGTGGCATGTCGGAGCTGCTCCACCAGCCGGAATTTAGTGAACTGCAACAGGTGCAAGCCCTGATTCATTTACTGGAGGAGGAACAGGATCAGTTGTGGTCTGTCATGTTTGCGGTGGAAGCTGCCCAAGACACCTCCTCCGGTGCCCGCACCCCAGATCTCAACCCCAAATCATCCACTCGCTTCCGCATTCACATTGGTTCGGAAAATCCCCTGGAACCGATGCGGGGCTGTAGTTTGGTGTCGGCGATGTATCGCCGGGATGGCCAGTTGGCGGGCAGTGTGGGCATTTTGGGACCGACGCGCATGGTCTATGAGCAGGCGATCGTGGCCGTGGAAGTGACGGCGGACTATTTGTCGGAAGCCCTCAGTTCTGAGCCGTTGGGGGGCAATGGCGATCTGAAGCCCCTCGATCGCTGA
- a CDS encoding Uma2 family endonuclease — protein MIVAPPPAVAEAPTPPLTAAEYLAQEPQADRKNELIQGTLFPMAGASANHNLLTGKFHARLLLALEDLNYTVFMSDMRLAIPDQATYTYPDVMVIKGEPQFQTPRQTEVLNPCLIIEILSDSTANYDKTAKFQLYRTLPSLEEYILVSQQDYRLEHYTKLDDRRWLLQDITGLEASLQLSSVNLSLSLQDLYKRVSFGPAA, from the coding sequence ATGATTGTCGCACCCCCTCCCGCTGTTGCAGAGGCTCCCACTCCTCCCCTCACCGCCGCCGAATACTTGGCCCAAGAACCCCAGGCCGATCGCAAAAATGAACTGATCCAAGGAACCCTCTTCCCCATGGCCGGAGCCTCAGCCAACCATAATCTTCTAACCGGAAAATTCCATGCCCGACTGTTGCTCGCCCTAGAAGATCTGAACTACACCGTCTTTATGAGTGATATGCGCTTGGCTATACCCGATCAAGCCACCTACACCTACCCTGACGTTATGGTCATCAAAGGGGAACCCCAGTTCCAGACTCCCCGCCAAACCGAAGTCCTCAATCCCTGCCTCATTATCGAGATTTTGTCAGATTCCACGGCAAACTATGATAAAACTGCAAAGTTTCAGCTTTACCGCACGCTGCCCAGCTTAGAGGAGTATATTCTCGTCAGTCAGCAAGACTATCGACTGGAGCACTATACTAAGCTGGACGATCGCCGCTGGTTACTCCAGGACATCACAGGTCTTGAGGCTTCCCTACAGCTATCCTCCGTCAATCTGAGCCTTAGCCTCCAGGATCTCTACAAGCGGGTTAGTTTCGGTCCTGCTGCCTAA
- a CDS encoding Uma2 family endonuclease, producing the protein MIVAPPPAVAEAPTPPLTAAEYLAQEAQADRKNELIQGTLFPMAGASANHNRIATNLCRLLPLENDEQTFEIFMGDMRLGVPDQATYTYPDIMVIKGEPQFQTPRQTEVLNPCLIIEILSDSTANYDKTAKFQLYRTLPSLEEYILVSQQDYRLEHYTKLDDRRWLLQDITGLEASLQLSSVNLSLSLQDLYKRVSFSPAT; encoded by the coding sequence ATGATTGTCGCACCCCCTCCTGCCGTTGCGGAGGCTCCCACTCCTCCCCTCACCGCCGCCGAATACCTGGCCCAAGAAGCCCAGGCCGATCGCAAAAATGAACTAATCCAAGGAACCCTCTTCCCCATGGCCGGAGCCTCAGCCAACCATAACCGCATCGCCACCAACCTGTGCCGACTTCTACCCCTAGAAAACGATGAACAGACCTTTGAAATCTTTATGGGCGATATGCGCTTAGGTGTACCCGATCAAGCCACCTACACCTACCCCGATATTATGGTCATCAAAGGGGAACCCCAGTTCCAGACTCCCCGCCAAACCGAAGTCCTCAACCCCTGCCTCATTATCGAGATTTTGTCAGATTCCACGGCAAACTATGATAAAACCGCAAAGTTTCAGCTTTACCGCACGCTGCCCAGTTTAGAGGAGTATATTCTCGTTAGTCAGCAAGATTATCGATTGGAGCACTATACTAAGCTGGACGATCGCCGCTGGTTACTCCAGGACATCACAGGTCTTGAGGCTTCCCTACAGCTATCCTCCGTCAACCTGAGCCTTAGCCTCCAGGATCTCTACAAGCGGGTTAGTTTCAGTCCTGCTACCTAA